TCAGGTGTCCATCGTGGAGCCGGGCGCCATCGCCACGCCACTTTGGAGGAAATCCAACGAAGATGCCAGGCAACGTGAAGCCGCCGCCAGTCCGGAAGCCAAGGTGCTCTATGGGCAGGCGATCGCCGGCGTGCGGGAAAGGGTAAAGCAGGCTGAGCAGCGGGCCGTTCCACCGGATGCCGTCGTTGACGCAATCGTGCATGCGTTGACGGCCTCCTGTCCGAACACCCGCTATCTGGTCGGCGCCGATGCGAAACTGCGCGCCTTCCTGACCAGGGTGTTGCCGGACCGCCTGCAAGACCGGTTTCTGACCTGGGCCCTCAAGCTCCCGCGTCCCTCGTAATTATTATTCCGCATTCCCTTGACCGTTCCTGCTTCTGGTCTTAGTCTGTAGCCCATGCTCGCGAATCATCAGCAACCCGAGACTGGCGGGTCCATCCTCGTCGTGGACGACGAGGCGGACATGCGCGACCTGTTGAAGGACGAACTGTCCGACCGCGGCCACCGCGTGGACGTGGCCGCCAACGGAAGAGAGGCGCTTAAAAAGCTGGCCGACACGGGCTACACCGTCGTCCTCACCGATCTCCGCATGCAGGGGATGCAGGGGCTCGGATTGCTGGGTGAGATCAAGCGGGATTATCCCGGCACCAACGTCATCATCATGACGGCGTTTGGGTCCGTCGAATCCGCCATCGAGGCGATGAAGCAGGGCGCCTACGACTACGTCACCAAGCCGATCAAAACCGAGGAAGCGGTCCTTGTGGTGGAGAAGGCTCTCCGCGACGCGCTGCTGTGCCGCGAAGTGCAGCAGCTCCGCCGCGCCGTGCGCGAGGAGTTCAGCTTTCACCAGATTCTTGGCAAGAGCAGGCCGATGCGGGCGGTCTTCGATCTGATCCGTCGCGTGGCGGACAGCCAGACCAACGTGCTGATCACCGGCGCCACCGGCACCGGCAAGGAATTGGCGGCCAAGGCCATCCACTTCAACAGCGATCGCAAAAACGGCCCCTTCGTGCCGATCAACTGCGCGGCCATTCCGGAAGCGCTGCTCGAGAGCGAGCTGTTCGGCCACATGAAGGGCGCCTTCACGGACGCCAAGAGCG
The sequence above is a segment of the Nitrospira sp. genome. Coding sequences within it:
- a CDS encoding sigma-54-dependent Fis family transcriptional regulator, translating into MLANHQQPETGGSILVVDDEADMRDLLKDELSDRGHRVDVAANGREALKKLADTGYTVVLTDLRMQGMQGLGLLGEIKRDYPGTNVIIMTAFGSVESAIEAMKQGAYDYVTKPIKTEEAVLVVEKALRDALLCREVQQLRRAVREEFSFHQILGKSRPMRAVFDLIRRVADSQTNVLITGATGTGKELAAKAIHFNSDRKNGPFVPINCAAIPEALLESELFGHMKGAFTDAKSDKRGLFEEAGGGTLFLDEISELPVMLQAKLLRAIQEKEIRRVGSTKSVPVDVRIIAATNLSLADEVKAKKFRGDLYYRLNVIEIKMPTLHERREDIPLLVDAFLKKSAESSRKAVKGISESALAMLMDYGWPGNVRELENVIERAVTLACGEKVQPEDLPQSIHGARGDRKVIDEAAEKTLPLEAIEKEYILRILEKTGGNKYQAAQLLGIDRKTLYRKLGEIEDGKSFS